The genomic region GCCACCCAGAGTTTGTGGGCACCGACGTCGGAGACCAGGATGTCGTCCCGTCCGAGCACCGCGCGGATGTCGCGAAGGATCCGCTGGGGCTTGAGGGGGAAGCCGTCGGTGGCGGCATCCGCCTCTAGCTCAGTCGAGATCCATTGTCGAAGGGACTTGGCAGCGGCTGGGTCTTTGCAGCCATGGACCTCGTCCGCCAGGAGCTCGAGGGTCTCCCGGATGTCTGCGACAACCTCTACCACAGGCTGATAATGACTGTCCACCTCCGCCGGCGTGAAGTCGATGTGGATCACGCGGCAGGTCCCGTCCGGATTCCAGTAGTTCGGGGCGTACTCGACCGGGTCGTAGCCCACAGCGATGATGAGATCAGCCCGCTCTATCCCGCACGCCACGTAGTCTCGGACGTGCAAGCCGATGGTCATGAGGAAGAGGTCGTAGTCAGCCGGGACACACCCCTTGGCCATGAAGGTGTTGACCACGGGAATACCGACTCGCTCGGAGAGCGTCCGGAGCTCGTGAGCCGCCCTCCCGCGGATGACCCCGTTGCCGGCGAGGATGAGAGGAAAGGAGGCGTCCTCGATCAACCTGGCTGCCGCATGAAGAGAAAGGCGGTCTGGCGAGGGCCGCCGCGGCCGCGTGGTTGAGAGTGGGGTCCCCGTCACCTGCTCCCCCGCGACGTCCTCAGGCAGCTCCAGGTGACAGGCCCCGGGCTTCTCGGCTTGCGCAATCTTGAACGCTTTTCGCACCACCTCGGGGATAACCGCTCCGACCTCCACCCGCGTATTCCACTTGGTGATCGACCGGAAATTCTCCACAATATCGATGTACTGATGCGACTCCTTGTGGATCCTGTCACGGCCGGCTTGACCGGTAATGGCCACCAGCGGCGCATGATCAAGGTTGGCGTCAGCGATCCCGGTGACCAGGTTGGTGGCGCCAGGCCCCAGAGTGGCCAGACAGACTCCAGCGCTTCCAGTGAGGCGCCCGTAGCTATCGGCCATGAAGGCGGCCCCCTGCTCGTGGCGGGTCGGGATGAAGGTGATGCTGGAGTCCAGGAAGGCATCCATGAGATCCAGCGTCTCCTCGCCCGGAACACCGAAGACGTACTGCACCCCTTCATGCTCAAGACATCGGACCAGCAACTCCGCAGCCTTCATCAGCGTCCCTCCTCCTCGAAAGCCGCTAGCTCTTCAGATGGAAGCAGACCAGTTTCAGCTCTGTCATCTCCTCTACGGCGTAGCGCGGGCCTTCCTTGCCGAAGCCGCTCTCCTTCAGCCCCCCGTACGGCATCAGGTCGGCGCGCCATTGAGGCCCCCAGTTGATCATCAGGTTGCCCGCCTCGACCTCGCGCGCGAACCGCATGGCCCACTCCAGGTTCTCGGTGAAGATACCGGCCGCCAGTCCGTAGATCGTGTCATTGGCCAGCGCGATCGCCTCGTCGATGCTGTCGAACCGCGTGACGGCAACAGCCGGCCCGAACAGCTCATCGCAGAAGAGCCGCATGTCGGGCTTGACGTCGGCGACGACCGTGGGGGCATAGATCGCGCCCTGGCGCGCCCCGCCCGTCACGACCCGCGCGCCGCTCGCAACTGCCTCTTGCACCCACTCCCCAACCCGGATGGCGTCACGCTCACGGATCATCGGCCCCACCTTGGTTCCCACGTCCAGAGGATTTCCGGTCACAAGCGCTTCCACCTTGGGTTTCAGGGCGTCCAGAAAATCGCCATAAACCTTTTCGCTGGTCAAGACCCGTTGGGTGGAGATGCAGACCTGCCCGGCGTTCGTGTAGCCGGTCGCCGCCACAGCGGCAGCAACCTTCTCAAGATCGGCATCGGGCATGATGATGACGGGGGCATTGCTACCGAGTTCCATCGTGACCTTCTTGATCCCCGCCATCCGGCAGATCCGCTCGCCGATGTCTCGGCTCCCTGTAAACGTAATCTTACGAACCCGCCGATCGCTGCACAGCGCATCGCCGATCTCCGCCCCGCGGCCGGTCAGGCAGGCGATCCCCTCGGCCGGGAGACCCGCCTCCAGCAGGATCTCCGTCAGCTTCAACGCCGAGAGCGGAGTGTCGGTGGCCGGCTTGATGACGACTGCATTGCCGGCAGCGAGAGCGGGCCCTACTTTATGGCACACCAAGTTCAGCGGAAAGTTAAAGGGACTGATCGCGACGACGATCCCGCACGGTACGCGCAGCGTAAAGCCGAACTTACCGGAGCCGCCCGGCGCCCCGTCAAAGGGAACGGTCTCACCATGCAGGCGCTTGGCCTCCTCGCCGGACAAGGTCAGGGTCTGCACCGCCCGGCTCACCTCGAAGCGCGACTCGGCCAGGCTTTTGCCCTCCTCGAGGGTAATGATTTCGGCGAACTCCTCGCTCCGAGCCTCAACCAGCTCCGCCGCCGCTTTCAGGATTCGATAGCGGTCGTAGCCGGGAAGCTTCGCCATCGTCCGTGCGCCACGCACTGCGCTCTCCAGGGCCTTTTCAACATCTCCAGAATCCGCGCATGGCACGGCATCGACCACCGCTCCATCATACGGGTTCAGGACGTCGATCTTCTTTTCCGTATCGATCCACTGTCCGGCTACGTACATCCGCATCGCCTCGTTCCCCTTTCAGTCCGCCTTGCTTCGGCGATCATAAGATCGGGTGCATGCCCTATGGATTGACCTACTTCATATTGTAACAGGAGTCGGGTGTAATGAGACCGGTAATGGCTGAAATTGAGG from Candidatus Methylomirabilis lanthanidiphila harbors:
- a CDS encoding acetolactate synthase codes for the protein MKAAELLVRCLEHEGVQYVFGVPGEETLDLMDAFLDSSITFIPTRHEQGAAFMADSYGRLTGSAGVCLATLGPGATNLVTGIADANLDHAPLVAITGQAGRDRIHKESHQYIDIVENFRSITKWNTRVEVGAVIPEVVRKAFKIAQAEKPGACHLELPEDVAGEQVTGTPLSTTRPRRPSPDRLSLHAAARLIEDASFPLILAGNGVIRGRAAHELRTLSERVGIPVVNTFMAKGCVPADYDLFLMTIGLHVRDYVACGIERADLIIAVGYDPVEYAPNYWNPDGTCRVIHIDFTPAEVDSHYQPVVEVVADIRETLELLADEVHGCKDPAAAKSLRQWISTELEADAATDGFPLKPQRILRDIRAVLGRDDILVSDVGAHKLWVARLFPAYAPNTVLISNGYAAMGFALPAAIAAKLVFPDRRVLAVSGDGGFLMNCQELETAVRLGLRLVIVILRDDSFGVVRWNQLTRFGRESGVSFGNPDFAKFAESFGARGYRVEEAAALRPILEEAGQWQGLSIVDVPVDYAENFKLREKMGRIVCPL
- a CDS encoding aldehyde dehydrogenase, which produces MYVAGQWIDTEKKIDVLNPYDGAVVDAVPCADSGDVEKALESAVRGARTMAKLPGYDRYRILKAAAELVEARSEEFAEIITLEEGKSLAESRFEVSRAVQTLTLSGEEAKRLHGETVPFDGAPGGSGKFGFTLRVPCGIVVAISPFNFPLNLVCHKVGPALAAGNAVVIKPATDTPLSALKLTEILLEAGLPAEGIACLTGRGAEIGDALCSDRRVRKITFTGSRDIGERICRMAGIKKVTMELGSNAPVIIMPDADLEKVAAAVAATGYTNAGQVCISTQRVLTSEKVYGDFLDALKPKVEALVTGNPLDVGTKVGPMIRERDAIRVGEWVQEAVASGARVVTGGARQGAIYAPTVVADVKPDMRLFCDELFGPAVAVTRFDSIDEAIALANDTIYGLAAGIFTENLEWAMRFAREVEAGNLMINWGPQWRADLMPYGGLKESGFGKEGPRYAVEEMTELKLVCFHLKS